The DNA segment ATTGGAAGCTTGGGTACGCCCCACGCAGTCAGAAGGGCATCGCGGTCTAATCGCCAAAACAGAAATTTCTGAATTCGCCTTGTTCATGGACGAAGGAGTCCCTCAGTTTGATATTCACTTGAATGGCAAATACGTTTCCGCAGAAGCGAAATCACGGTTGCCACTGAACGAGTGGTCGCACGTCGCGGGTGTCTATGACGGCGAAAACGTGGTGCTGTTCGTCGATGGCAAAAAGGTGGCCAGCAAAAAAGGGACTGGCAAACGCAAAACGAATCGGTTGCCACTTTATGTCGGAGCGGACACCGACAGGGGTGGCCAACCATCGCGATCGTTCATCGGTTTGATCGACGAAATGCGCCTGTCCTCCGCCGCAGTCTACTCGGATGATTTCCAGCCCGCCAAACGGCTGGAGCCAACGGATAGCACTCGGATTCTGCTTCACTTTGACCGCAGCGTTGGACCGTTTATCCTAGACCACTCGTCGAATGCCTCCACGGCTACTCTAGGACGAAGCGCAAAATTGGTTCCAGTCCCTAAATAGACTTCCCCTCGAAGGATTTTCACTCCATGCTTTCCACCAAGTTGACCCTTTTAAGCGCGGCATTTGCCGTGCTTTGCAGCAGCTTCCTATCCGCTGACGAACTGGAATTTAAGGATCCCAGTCCGCAGAGGTACAAACTGTCGGCACGTGCCAGCGAGATCGATTCACGAGTCCAATCTCATCCCGAAATCGGTTTTGTGTTGGAATCCGACAGTGGAAAACCTCAGGATACGCAGCAGGCGTCCGTCGATACGCGCGTCGCTCCAAAGGGCAAGTTGGTGATCTGGTTGATGGGGAACAACGAACCTCTTTTTGAGCGATGGAATAGCTACGGCTTACACGCGATTCGCGTTCATTACGCCAATCGCTGGTTTTCCCTTTGCTGCCAGGAAAATCCTGTCGGTGAAGAATGCCGAGGCGACATCCGCCTAGAAGCGGCCACCGGCGAAGACTTCAGCGATCAGGTTTCGATTCCGAAGCCTGACGGCATGATGGAGCGTTCGCTGCAGTTCGTGAAATGGTTGGCAAAAGAAAACCCACAAGGCGGCTGGGAATATTTCCTAACGGCCGACGGCAAAGGCCTTCGCTGGGAAGACGTGATCGTTAGCGGAAGTTCCCACGGTTCAACCACGGCAGCTCGGTTTGCCAAACACCAACGAGTCAGCCGAGTCGTCGCATTGTGCGGACCACGTGACCAGCATCAAACCTGGCAGGCACTTCCTTCAGCCACTCCACCGAATCGTTATTTCGGTTTTTCACACGTACTCGATTCCGGCTGGACTGGCGATCATTACTGCCGAAGCTGGGAACTGCTGGGCTTGAACGAGTTTGGACCGATCGTCGATGTCGACAAACAAGCACCTCCGTACGGAAACACTCGCCGCTTGATCACAGCCTTTGATGTCAACGGCGACGCCAAGAGGGCTCACAGCTCAGTGCAGCCAGGCCGGAGTGCAGCCAAAAACGACAAAGGGGAATACCTACACGAAGCGGTCTGGAAATACATGTATACCCATCCCGTAGACAGTGTCGGCAACCCTGTCCCCCGCGACGAAGATTGCGACAAAATCCAAGCACAAAACTAGTGCGAAGCAACGTGGCATCCGTAGCTAGTGTCTGCCGTAGCTACCGTCGCCAGACGGTGGTTCCATCCGCATGATTGTCCCGACGGCACTCGTCGCGTTGTTGACTTACACCCCACCCGGAAACGGTGTCGTATTAAGTGTCGCCTTTCGTTCCGCGAAAGAACGTCCACTACGGCACCTTCGCGAGGAACGCGAAATCTATTGGTAATGGTTTCACAACAAGTTGCTGAGATGCGCCAAGGCACCAAAGGCTCCCATACTTTCTAGGCCCGAAGGGTCGACACAATCTCTGCCGGGGGTGAAGCCCCCGGAATGGGAAAAAGTGCCAGCGAAAAGGCCCGAAGGGCCGACACAAAGACAGTGGGGAATGCATCCCAATAGCGCAACTTCAAAACGGATAAGCGAGGAATCGCAAGAACTGGACGCGATCCCTCGCTGACGCAGCGGGTTGGGATTTCCTGAAGCATTGTCGCGCTTCAGCAACCTATTGGGAAACCGTCATTTATTCTTTCGACGTCCCTCGCAAAAGGCGACACTCAATCCTTGATGGGCTAGTTATCGATGGGCTTTAGGGGGAAGACCTCTGACGGGCTATGCTCTTCTTTCATGGCCCTTTCCATCCTTGCGACGATCTTTGGATGCTTCGCTGCGACATCGTTTTGCTCGCCAATGTCTTCCTTGATGTTGTATAGCTCGGTCTTGATACCTTTTTTCGTCAAGCCTTGCCGAACCGCTTTCCAGTCTCCGGCTCGGAGACTCTGCTGCCCTCCGTAACCTGAAAATTCACGATACAACGGTTTGCGTGGCGACTGCTCTTGGCCTTTTAGAGTGGCTGCTAATGAAACGCCATCCGCATCTTCGCTCGCCGGTTCGTCATTCAGGATCTCCATCAACGTTGGCATCCAGTCTTCGAACCCGCTAATGCGATCGCTGCTGGAACCGGGTTCAATATGCCCTGGCCAGCGGACAATCGTGGGGACGCGAACGCCACCTTCATACAACGACCCCTTTAAGCCTCGCAACTCTCCAACGCTGTCGAAGAACTCGTAATCGACCTCTTGCTCAAGGTGCGTTGTCCCGTTGTCGCTGCTGAAAATCACAATCGTGTTGTCCGCCAACCCTAGTTCATCCAGCAGGTCCAAAACGTTCCCGACATAGCGATCCATGCGGGTGATCATCGCTGCGTATGCGGCTCGAGGCGTGAAGTGCGGCGTGTAGCCGTAGCCTTTGCTACGCGTAAACGGAGGATCTTTCCAGCCCAAGTCATGGTAGGGTTTTAGATCTTCGTCGGGGACGTGCAGGGCAACGTGCGGGATCACCGTTGGGTAATAAAGAAAAAACGGTTTGTCTTGATTGGCTTTTACGAACTCAAGCGTCTGAGCGTTGATCCGGTCCGGTGCATAATCGGTCCCTTTAAAAGGTTCGTAACTTGCGGGATCGGCCGGATCCGCATCCTTTGCAAGGCTTGCATGCCCGGGGATTTCCGGATCATTCTGCAGAGCAATCTTTGCTCGATCACTCCACAGATACGAAGGATAGTAGCTATGCGCATGGTACTGGCAGTTGTAACCGAAGAAGCGATCGAAACCTTGGTCCATAGGATCGCCGGTTGAACTTGGTCCCCCCAATCCCCATTTCCCAAATCCTCCGGTCGTGTAGCCGATCGCATTCATTTTCTTGGCCAGCGTGACCTCTTCAGCAGGAAGCGGCCACTGTCCCTCGGGCTTGGCTTCGCGGTTATTACGGACGACCGCATGACCGGGATGTTTCCCTGTCATCAACACGCATCGTGAAGGGGCACAGACGGCGTTGCCGCTGTAATGCTGCGTCAGCCGCATCCCCTGCGATGCCAAACGATCCAGATTGGGGGTTTTGATTTTTTCCTGACCAAACGACCCAAGTTCGTTGTAGCCCAGATCATCGGCGAGGATAAAAACGACGTTGGGTTTTTCGGCCGGTTCGGATCGAGCCTCGATACCATCGCAAAATTGCCAAAACGTGGCGACACAGAGGGCGACAAACAAGCTGCCTCGCCGATGAAATAGACCTCGAAACCGTGACATAGCCATCCTGTATCCCTCAAACCGGTGAGAATTGGTTTTTCGACTTTACCCCGAACCCATTGTAGCGTGACATCCTGCTTGGCTCGTGCGAGTATAATTGGCAATCTGAACTTACTATGACTCCCTCCAGGTCAAGCAAACTTTCTAATAACAGGAATGCTATTCATGTCGAACATTCACCACCCGTCGCGTCGT comes from the Roseimaritima multifibrata genome and includes:
- a CDS encoding BPSS1187 family protein; translated protein: MLSTKLTLLSAAFAVLCSSFLSADELEFKDPSPQRYKLSARASEIDSRVQSHPEIGFVLESDSGKPQDTQQASVDTRVAPKGKLVIWLMGNNEPLFERWNSYGLHAIRVHYANRWFSLCCQENPVGEECRGDIRLEAATGEDFSDQVSIPKPDGMMERSLQFVKWLAKENPQGGWEYFLTADGKGLRWEDVIVSGSSHGSTTAARFAKHQRVSRVVALCGPRDQHQTWQALPSATPPNRYFGFSHVLDSGWTGDHYCRSWELLGLNEFGPIVDVDKQAPPYGNTRRLITAFDVNGDAKRAHSSVQPGRSAAKNDKGEYLHEAVWKYMYTHPVDSVGNPVPRDEDCDKIQAQN
- a CDS encoding arylsulfatase, producing MSRFRGLFHRRGSLFVALCVATFWQFCDGIEARSEPAEKPNVVFILADDLGYNELGSFGQEKIKTPNLDRLASQGMRLTQHYSGNAVCAPSRCVLMTGKHPGHAVVRNNREAKPEGQWPLPAEEVTLAKKMNAIGYTTGGFGKWGLGGPSSTGDPMDQGFDRFFGYNCQYHAHSYYPSYLWSDRAKIALQNDPEIPGHASLAKDADPADPASYEPFKGTDYAPDRINAQTLEFVKANQDKPFFLYYPTVIPHVALHVPDEDLKPYHDLGWKDPPFTRSKGYGYTPHFTPRAAYAAMITRMDRYVGNVLDLLDELGLADNTIVIFSSDNGTTHLEQEVDYEFFDSVGELRGLKGSLYEGGVRVPTIVRWPGHIEPGSSSDRISGFEDWMPTLMEILNDEPASEDADGVSLAATLKGQEQSPRKPLYREFSGYGGQQSLRAGDWKAVRQGLTKKGIKTELYNIKEDIGEQNDVAAKHPKIVARMERAMKEEHSPSEVFPLKPIDN